The Streptomyces sp. 135 sequence GGCGCTCTCGACGTAGCGGTGGCCCGTGTCGGCCGCGATGAAGACGTAGGTGCGCGAGCCGTCCCCGCGCCGCTCCCACAGGGCGCTCAGGTACGCGGCGCCCGCGGAGAGCCCGGCGAAGATGCCGCTGGTGCGCAGCAGGGCGACGGCTCCGGAGACGGCGCTGTCGAAGTTGACCCAGTGCACGCGGTCGTACAGGTCGTGCCGGACGTTCTGGAACTCGATGGCGCTGCCGATCCCGGCGATGATCATGTCCGGGTCCGCGACGTGCTCGGAGCCGAAGGTGACACTGCCGAAGGGCTGCACGCCGACGAGCGTCACGTCACGGCCGGCCTCGCGCAGATACGTGGCGAGGGCCCCGGTGGAGGCACCCGACCCCACGCCGCCGACGAGCGCGAGGGGGCCCGTCGGGATGTCCGCGTCGATCGACTCGGCGACCTCGCGGTAGCCGTAGTAGTGGATGGCGTCGTGGTACTGCCGCATCCAGTGGTACGAGGGGTTGGCGGCCAGGATCTCGGCGATGCGCCGCACCCTCAACTCCTGGTCCAGGCGCAGGTCCTTGGAGGGAGCGACCTGTTCCAGGGTGGCGCCCAGTATCTCCAGCTGGACGCGGGTCGAGCGGTCCACCGTGGTGGAGCCGACGATGTGGCACTTCATGCCGTAGCGGTGACAGGCCAGTGCCAGGGCCTGCGCGTAGATGCCGCTGGAGCTGTCGATGAGGGTGTCACCGGGTCGGACGGCTCCCGTTTCGAGCAGATGGCGGACGGCTCCGAGAGCCGAGTAGATCTTCATGGTCTCGAACCGGAGGCAGGCGAGGTCCGGTTCCAGGGATATGAGATCGGGTTTCTTCACCGCTTCGGCGATGTGTGGGTGCATGGCGTGGATCCCCCCGTTGGGACGTCGGAGCGGAAGACGCCGAGAGCATCACACTAGATGAAAATGATTGTCAAGACCGGGTAAGGTCGTCACACTGTCCCTGAGGGTGGTGCGTCCCTGAGGGGCGGTGTGTCCATGGGAGGCGGTGCGCCGTTCAGTGCCCCGCCGTGTCGAGAGGAGCCGCGTGAAGCTGTCCCAGGAGCCCGGAGCCAGGGCTCGCCTGCCGCGACAGGAGCCGCGTCCGAGAGGGGCCGGGCCGGGGGTGGCCACCGGTGTGGGCACCGCCTTCGGCACCTTCGGTGAGCTCCTCCAGGGCGTGCTGCCCGAGGAGGACGGCGACTTCCTCGTGACGCTGCCCGTCGCCCGCTGGAGCATGGCCACCTACCGGCAGGAGTCCGACTCCGGCGAGCTGGAGGTCTGGCCGCCGCGCAAGACGAAGGCGCTCCAACTGGCCCGGATGATCGTCGACTTGGCGCCACGTGGTGTGCGGTCCGCGCGTGGCGGGACCCTCACCGTCAGCAGCGTGATCCCCGAGGGCAAGGGGCTCGCCAGCTCCTCCGCCGACCTCGT is a genomic window containing:
- a CDS encoding pyridoxal-phosphate dependent enzyme, whose translation is MHPHIAEAVKKPDLISLEPDLACLRFETMKIYSALGAVRHLLETGAVRPGDTLIDSSSGIYAQALALACHRYGMKCHIVGSTTVDRSTRVQLEILGATLEQVAPSKDLRLDQELRVRRIAEILAANPSYHWMRQYHDAIHYYGYREVAESIDADIPTGPLALVGGVGSGASTGALATYLREAGRDVTLVGVQPFGSVTFGSEHVADPDMIIAGIGSAIEFQNVRHDLYDRVHWVNFDSAVSGAVALLRTSGIFAGLSAGAAYLSALWERRGDGSRTYVFIAADTGHRYVESAYARHEQALDIETLKPHEVTSLDQLRHPWSTTAWPATA